Proteins found in one Ctenopharyngodon idella isolate HZGC_01 chromosome 16, HZGC01, whole genome shotgun sequence genomic segment:
- the mios gene encoding GATOR complex protein MIOS has translation MSSGYKPDILWSPHHADRYVICDNELSLYRIGHAGSSETKAGALPLSEETAATLLAINSDTPYMKCVAWYPKHEPECLLAVGQANGRVVLTSLGQSHNSKCKELMGKEFVPKHARQCNTLAWNPVDSNWLAAGLDKHRADFSVLIWDISSKFSPEAVPAEKVRMSGDADSGLVVTKPLYELGQNDACLSLCWLPRDHQKLLLAGMHRNLAIFDLRNTSQKTFVNTKAIQGVTVDPHFQDRVASFFEGQVAIWDLRKFEKPVFTLTEQPKPLTKVAWCPTRMGLLATLTRDSNIIRLYDMQHTPMPFGDEVEPTIIERSVQPCSESIISSFAWHPSAQNRMVVVSPNRVMNDFTVFERISLAWSSTTSLMWACGRHLYECAEDAGQGAAAAEKDIATKMRERAQSRYGHDTVQVWRNHVLAGGDDPQLRSLWYTLHFMKQYTENVEQKQQSNKQSLIYSGIKNIVKSSSGTTETRRCWSGSDRQTDVPRYHSEERSLALQLCGWISRGPDIDVEPFLKSLEQEGEWERAAAVALFNLDIRRAIQILHKGASTEKGDLNLNVVAMALSGYTDEKNSLWREMCSSLRLQLKKPYLCIMFAFLTSEPGAYDGVLYESRVAVRDRVAFACMFLNDAQLPRYIEKLTNEMKDAGNLEGILLTGLTKDGVDLMESYVDRTGDVQTASFCMLKGSPGEVLKDPRVQCWIENYRNLLDAWRFWHKRAEFDIHRSKLDPSSKPLAQVFVSCNFCGKSISYSCSTIPHQGRGFSQYGVSGSPTKSKVTSCPGCRKPLPRCALCLMNMGTPVSSCPAKADEKADLTRDKKLAQFNNWFTWCHNCRHGGHAGHMLSWFRDHSECPVSACTCKCMQLDTTGNLVPCDSV, from the exons ATGTCGAGTGGCTATAAGCCAGATATCCTGTGGTCCCCCCATCACGCAGACCGCTATGTGATCTGTGACAATGAACTCAGTCTGTATCGGATCGGACATGCAGGAAGCTCAGAAACCAAAGCTGGTGCCCTTCCGTTATCCGAGGAGACGGCGGCCACTCTGCTGGCCATCAACTCTGACACCCCGTACATGAAATGTGTGGCCTGGTATCCTAAACATGAGCCGGAGTGTTTGCTGGCAGTGGGACAGGCCAATGGCCGAGTCGTCCTGACCAGTCTGGGACAGAGCCACAACTCTAAATGTAAGGAGCTTATGGGTAAGGAGTTTGTGCCCAAGCACGCCCGACAATGCAATACGCTTGCGTGGAACCCGGTGGACAGTAATTGGCTGGCGGCTGGTTTGGATAAGCATCGAGCTGATTTTTCTGTTCTGATATGGGACATCAGTAGTAAGTTTTCCCCTGAAGCAGTTCCTGCCGAGAAGGTTCGCATGTCTGGGGATGCAGACTCTGGGCTAGTGGTGACCAAACCGCTGTACGAGCTGGGTCAGAACGACGCCTGTCTTTCTCTTTGTTGGCTCCCTCGTGACCATCAGAAGTTGCTCTTGGCCGGGATGCACAGGAATCTGGCCATCTTTGACCTGCGCAACACCAGCCAGAAGACGTTTGTGAACACCAAGGCTATCCAGGGTGTGACGGTGGACCCTCACTTTCAGGATCGCGTGGCATCCTTCTTCGAAGGCCAggtggccatctgggatttgcGCAAATTCGAAAAACCAGTCTTCACTTTGACTGAGCAGCCCAAACCTTTGACTAAAGTGGCTTGGTGTCCCACTCGTATGGGCCTGCTGGCCACGCTCACGCGGGACAGCAACATCATCCGGCTGTATGACATGCAGCACACGCCCATGCCATTCGGCGACGAGGTCGAACCCACCATCATCGAGCGCAGTGTGCAGCCTTGCAGCGAGAGCATCATCAGCAGCTTCGCCTGGCATCCTTCTGCACAGAACCGCATGGTGGTGGTGTCGCCCAACCGGGTCATGAATGACTTCACCGTCTTTGAGCGCATTTCACTGGCTTGGAGCTCCACCACTTCGCTGATGTGGGCGTGTGGGCGGCACCTCTACGAGTGTGCAGAGGACGCCGGCCAGGGGGCAGCCGCTGCTGAAAAGGACATCGCCACTAAGATGAGGGAGAGAGCGCAGTCACGCTATGGCCACGACACCGTCCAGGTGTGGCGGAACCACGTGCTGGCTGGAGGAGACGACCCGCAGCTGAGGTCGCTCTGGTACACACTACACT TTATGAAGCAGTACACTGAAAATGTGGAACAGAAACAACAGAGCAATAAACAGTCGCTCATCTACTCAGGCATCAAAAACATTGTCAAGTCCAGCTCTG GCACTACAGAGACACGGCGGTGCTGGTCGGGTTCAGACAGGCAGACCGATGTCCCGCGGTACCACAGCGAGGAGCGCAGTTTGGCCCTGCAGTTGTGTGGCTGGATTAGCCGAGGGCCTGACATCGATGTTGAACCCTTCCTGAAGTCTCTGGAGCAGGAGGGCGAGTGGGAGAGAGCGGCTGCCGTCGCCCTCTTTAACCTTGACATCCGCCGGGCGATTCAGATTCTTCATAAAGGGGCTTCCACAGAGAAAG GTGATCTGAATCTGAACGTGGTGGCCATGGCTCTGTCGGGCTACACCGATGAGAAGAACTCCCTATGGAGAGAAATGTGCAGCTCTCTCAGACTCCAGCTGAAGAAGCCGTACCTGTGCATCATGTTTGCCTTCCTCACTAGTGAACCTGGCGCGTATGATGGGGTCTTG tacgagAGTCGTGTGGCTGTCAGGGACAGGGTGGCCTTTGCATGCATGTTTCTCAATGACGCTCAg TTGCCACGTTACATAGAAAAGCTGACCAATGAGATGAAGGATGCTGGTAACCTGGAGGGAATCCTGCTTACAGGACTAACCAAAGATGGAGTAGATCTCATGGAAAGTTATGTAGACCGAACTGGAGACGTGCAGACAGCCAGTTTCTGCATGCTCAAG GGCTCTCCAGGAGAAGTGCTGAAGGACCCTCGGGTGCAGTGCTGGATCGAGAACTATCGAAATCTGTTGGACGCCTGGAGGTTTTGGCATAAACGGGCTGAATTTGACATTCATAGGAGCAAATTGGATCCCAGCTCAAAACCACTTGCACAG GTGTTTGTGAGCTGTAACTTCTGTGGTAAGTCTATATCATACAGCTGTTCGACGATACCACATCAGGGCCGTGGATTCAGTCAGTATGGGGTCAGCGGTTCGCCCACCAAGTCAAAGGTCACCAGTTGCCCTGGCTGTCGTAAACCACTTCCACGCTGTGCCCTCTGCTTAATGAACATGGGCACCCCTGTGTCTAGCTGCCCAG CAAAAGCAGATGAGAAAGCCGATCTCACACGAGACAAAAAACTTGCACAGTTCAATAACTGGTTTACCTGGTGCCACAACTGCCGGCATGGTGGTCACGCGGGTCACATGCTCAGCTGGTTCAG AGATCACAGTGAGTGTCCTGTGTCGGCCTGCACCTGTAAATGCATGCAGCTGGACACCACAGGCAACCTGGTGCCTTGTGATAGTGTATAA